A single genomic interval of Mycolicibacterium sp. MU0053 harbors:
- a CDS encoding universal stress protein — MHLTVGYLATPTGDDGVALAAALARTFGATVDVVLVIRHELPDGSPGRAQYQQLLVERGQRWVAGAAGALAAGNVAAGAHVLVGESFAETLMGFARDHDSDLIVVGGARDSIFRGHAIGPVASALLHSSTIPVALAPRNYAEEPPESLTAVTAAVPTRPGDDNPLPFAIALAGAAGLPIRMVSLVSAENLAEAENLAELRALQIAAAEQNLEVAASALPNAPEVESLVAEGMTLESALKKLTWAPSDVLVVGSSRFGAPKRIFLGSTASRILAGTDAPVIVIPRD, encoded by the coding sequence ATGCATTTAACCGTTGGTTACCTGGCAACACCGACCGGCGACGACGGCGTGGCCCTGGCCGCCGCGCTGGCCCGCACCTTCGGCGCGACTGTCGACGTGGTCCTGGTGATCCGGCATGAACTGCCCGACGGCAGCCCCGGCCGGGCGCAGTATCAGCAGCTGCTGGTGGAACGCGGGCAGCGCTGGGTCGCCGGCGCGGCCGGCGCCTTGGCCGCCGGCAACGTCGCAGCCGGCGCCCACGTGCTGGTGGGTGAGTCGTTCGCCGAGACGCTGATGGGCTTCGCCCGGGACCACGACTCGGACCTGATCGTCGTCGGGGGCGCGCGGGACAGCATCTTCCGGGGCCATGCCATCGGACCAGTTGCCAGTGCGCTGCTGCACAGTTCGACCATTCCGGTGGCGTTGGCGCCCCGGAACTACGCCGAGGAACCACCCGAGTCGCTGACCGCGGTCACCGCGGCGGTGCCCACCAGGCCCGGCGACGACAACCCGTTGCCGTTCGCGATCGCCCTGGCCGGCGCGGCCGGCCTGCCGATTCGGATGGTCTCGCTGGTGTCCGCCGAGAACCTCGCCGAGGCCGAGAACCTGGCCGAACTGCGCGCGCTGCAGATCGCCGCGGCCGAGCAGAACCTCGAAGTCGCCGCGAGCGCCCTGCCCAACGCACCGGAGGTCGAATCCCTTGTCGCCGAGGGCATGACACTGGAGTCGGCGCTCAAGAAGCTGACCTGGGCACCGTCGGATGTGCTGGTGGTCGGGTCGAGCCGATTCGGCGCGCCCAAGCGGATCTTCCTCGGTTCGACGGCCTCGCGCATCCTGGCCGGTACCGACGCGCCGGTGATCGTCATCCCCCGCGACTGA
- a CDS encoding gamma-aminobutyraldehyde dehydrogenase: MTATASGQTRTVAGSWIDGAVSGADGRPHPVVNPATGSVVAHVAMATTAEVDRAVGAARAALREWSRAAPVERAGVLGKLAELMAANADLFIAEEVSQTGKPVRLATEFDLPGSIDNVAFFAGAARRLEGKAAAEYSADHTSSIRREALGVVATITPWNYPLQMAVWKVIPALAAGCTVVIKPAEITPLTTLTLAHLAAEAGLPAGALNVVTGAGTDVGAALAGHPGVDVVTFTGSTAVGRKVMAAAAVHGHRAQLELGGKAPFVVFADADLDAAVQGAVAGSLINTGQDCTAATRAIVARELYDDFVAGVAEVMGKVVVGDPHDPDTDLGPLISTAHRDKVAGMVARAPGQGGRIVTGGSVPDLPGSFYAPTLIADVDENSEVYRDEIFGPVLTVRSFTDDDDALRQANDTEYGLAASAWTRDVYRAQRASREIDAGCVWINDHIPIISEMPHGGVGASGFGKDMSDYSFEEYLTIKHVMSDITGVADKDWHRTIFTKR, encoded by the coding sequence ATGACCGCGACGGCATCCGGCCAGACCCGGACAGTGGCAGGCAGTTGGATCGACGGGGCGGTGAGCGGCGCGGACGGGCGGCCCCATCCCGTCGTGAACCCGGCCACCGGGTCCGTCGTCGCACACGTGGCGATGGCCACCACCGCCGAGGTGGATCGCGCGGTCGGCGCGGCGCGGGCGGCGCTGCGCGAGTGGTCCCGGGCCGCCCCGGTCGAGCGCGCGGGCGTGCTGGGGAAGTTGGCGGAGTTGATGGCGGCCAACGCCGATTTGTTCATTGCCGAGGAGGTCAGCCAGACCGGTAAACCGGTGCGGCTGGCGACCGAGTTCGACCTGCCGGGCAGCATCGACAACGTCGCGTTCTTCGCCGGTGCGGCAAGACGTTTGGAAGGCAAGGCCGCCGCCGAGTACTCCGCGGACCACACCTCGAGCATCCGGCGCGAGGCGCTCGGCGTGGTCGCCACCATCACACCGTGGAACTATCCGCTGCAGATGGCGGTGTGGAAGGTGATCCCGGCGCTGGCCGCCGGCTGCACCGTGGTCATCAAGCCTGCCGAGATCACGCCGCTGACCACGCTGACCCTGGCCCACCTGGCAGCCGAGGCCGGCCTGCCCGCCGGTGCGCTCAACGTGGTGACCGGTGCCGGGACCGATGTCGGCGCCGCGCTGGCCGGGCATCCGGGCGTCGACGTCGTGACCTTCACCGGGTCGACGGCCGTGGGCCGCAAGGTGATGGCCGCGGCCGCGGTCCACGGGCACCGCGCCCAACTCGAACTCGGCGGCAAGGCTCCGTTCGTGGTGTTCGCCGACGCCGACCTCGACGCCGCGGTGCAGGGCGCGGTGGCCGGGTCGCTGATCAACACCGGTCAGGACTGCACCGCCGCGACGCGAGCGATCGTGGCGCGCGAACTCTACGACGATTTCGTCGCCGGGGTGGCCGAGGTGATGGGCAAGGTGGTGGTCGGAGATCCGCACGATCCCGATACCGACCTCGGGCCCCTGATCTCGACGGCCCACCGGGACAAGGTCGCGGGCATGGTGGCGCGCGCCCCGGGCCAGGGCGGTCGGATCGTCACCGGCGGCAGCGTTCCCGACCTGCCGGGCTCGTTCTACGCGCCGACCCTGATCGCCGATGTCGACGAGAATTCCGAGGTCTACCGCGACGAGATCTTCGGACCGGTGCTGACGGTGCGGTCGTTCACCGACGACGACGACGCACTGCGGCAGGCCAACGACACCGAATACGGCCTGGCGGCCTCGGCCTGGACCCGCGACGTCTACCGCGCCCAGCGGGCCTCCCGGGAGATCGACGCCGGATGCGTCTGGATCAACGACCACATCCCGATCATCAGCGAGATGCCGCACGGCGGCGTCGGCGCCTCGGGCTTCGGCAAGGACATGAGCGATTACTCCTTCGAGGAGTACCTGACGATCAAACACGTGATGAGCGACATCACCGGGGTAGCGGACAAGGACTGGCACCGAACGATTTTCACCAAACGCTGA
- a CDS encoding Lrp/AsnC family transcriptional regulator → MSESPTSSSSGPPRVNGSVPTMQLDDLSKAIIEKLQEDGRRSYAGIGKAVGLSEAAVRQRVQRLVDAGVMQIVAVTDPMQLGFARQAMIGIRCTGDTRRVAEQLAAIDAVDYVVLTAGSFDAIAEVVCEDDDNLLELLNTQIRAVPGVISTETLVYLKLVKQQYNWGTR, encoded by the coding sequence ATGTCCGAATCGCCCACCTCATCGTCTTCCGGGCCGCCGCGCGTGAACGGATCGGTGCCCACCATGCAACTCGACGACCTTTCGAAGGCCATCATCGAGAAGTTGCAGGAGGATGGCCGCCGTTCCTATGCCGGCATCGGCAAAGCGGTCGGGCTGTCCGAGGCCGCGGTGCGGCAACGCGTCCAACGGCTGGTCGACGCGGGCGTGATGCAGATCGTGGCGGTCACCGACCCCATGCAGCTGGGCTTCGCGCGGCAGGCCATGATCGGCATCCGCTGCACCGGCGACACCCGCAGGGTGGCCGAGCAGCTCGCCGCCATCGACGCGGTCGACTACGTGGTGCTCACCGCCGGATCCTTCGACGCGATCGCCGAGGTGGTCTGCGAGGACGACGACAACCTGCTGGAGCTGCTGAACACCCAGATTCGCGCGGTCCCGGGAGTGATCTCCACCGAGACGCTGGTTTATCTGAAACTCGTCAAGCAGCAATACAATTGGGGTACCCGATGA
- a CDS encoding aspartate aminotransferase family protein translates to MTSLSAKADRHLWGHFARHGAGITPPIITRGEGVHIWDDTGKRYIDGLSGLFVVQVGHGRAELAEAAAKQAETLAFFPLWSYATAPAIELADRLAGYAPGDLNRVFFTTGGGEAVESAWKLAKQYFKLTGKPGKHKVISRAIAYHGTPQGALAITGIPAFKAPFEPLTPGGFRVPNTNFYRAPERYHTDIKAFGEYCADRIAEAIEYEGPDTVAAVFLEPVQNAGGCFPPPPGYFERVRAICDEYDVLLVSDEVICAYGRIGSMFACDDFDYVPDIITCAKGLTSGYSPIGAMIASDRLFEPFHDGKTVFAHGYTFGGHPVSSAVALANLDIFEREGLNDHVKHMAPAFRSTLEKLLDLPIVGDVRGEGFFYGIELVKDKGTRETFDDEESERLLRGFLTPALWEAGLYCRADDRGDPVVQLAPPLISGQAEFDAIYEVLHGVLTEAAGRL, encoded by the coding sequence ATGACATCACTGTCCGCCAAGGCCGACCGCCACCTGTGGGGCCACTTCGCCCGCCACGGCGCCGGCATCACACCGCCGATCATCACTCGCGGTGAGGGCGTGCACATCTGGGACGACACCGGCAAGCGCTACATCGACGGGCTCTCGGGGCTGTTCGTCGTGCAGGTCGGACACGGTCGCGCCGAGCTCGCCGAGGCCGCGGCCAAACAGGCCGAAACGCTGGCCTTCTTCCCGCTGTGGAGTTATGCCACCGCCCCCGCGATCGAGCTGGCCGACCGGCTGGCCGGCTACGCACCGGGTGATCTCAACCGGGTGTTCTTCACCACCGGCGGCGGCGAGGCCGTCGAATCCGCCTGGAAGCTGGCCAAGCAGTACTTCAAGTTGACCGGCAAACCCGGTAAGCACAAGGTGATTTCGCGTGCGATCGCCTACCACGGCACCCCGCAGGGCGCCCTGGCGATCACCGGCATCCCGGCCTTCAAGGCACCGTTCGAACCGCTGACGCCGGGCGGGTTCCGGGTGCCCAACACCAACTTCTACCGGGCCCCGGAGCGCTATCACACCGACATCAAGGCGTTTGGGGAGTACTGCGCCGACCGGATCGCCGAGGCCATCGAGTACGAGGGCCCCGACACCGTGGCGGCGGTCTTCCTCGAACCGGTGCAGAATGCCGGCGGCTGCTTCCCCCCGCCACCGGGATACTTCGAGCGGGTACGTGCGATCTGCGACGAGTACGACGTCCTGCTGGTCTCCGACGAGGTGATCTGCGCCTACGGCCGCATCGGGTCGATGTTCGCCTGTGACGACTTCGATTACGTGCCGGACATCATCACCTGCGCCAAGGGATTGACGTCCGGATACTCGCCGATCGGCGCGATGATCGCCAGCGACCGGCTCTTCGAGCCGTTCCACGACGGCAAGACCGTGTTCGCCCACGGCTACACCTTCGGCGGCCACCCGGTGTCGTCGGCGGTGGCGCTGGCCAATCTCGACATCTTCGAGCGCGAGGGACTCAACGACCACGTCAAGCACATGGCGCCGGCGTTCCGTTCGACGCTGGAGAAGTTGCTCGATCTGCCGATCGTCGGCGATGTGCGCGGCGAGGGGTTCTTCTACGGGATCGAACTGGTGAAGGACAAGGGCACCCGCGAGACGTTCGACGACGAGGAGTCCGAGCGGTTGCTGCGCGGGTTCCTCACCCCGGCGTTGTGGGAGGCCGGGCTGTACTGCCGCGCGGATGATCGCGGCGACCCGGTGGTGCAGCTGGCACCGCCGCTGATCTCGGGGCAGGCCGAGTTCGACGCCATTTACGAAGTCCTGCACGGGGTACTGACCGAGGCGGCCGGGCGACTGTAG
- a CDS encoding D-alanyl-D-alanine carboxypeptidase family protein has product MARTRITGVGALLRGTALAAALLLGAAPAVAVADPGSGPACPYRVHTPPAVDASEVPRPGQAPPPPLPVPVKPVGGDALGSCGLVTAPDTAPVPEDVSAEAWLVADLDTGDVIAAKDPHGRHRPASIVKVLTAMAALDELNLNKRVPGTQDDANQEGTRVGVAPGGLYTINDLLHGLMMHSGNDAAHALAVQLGGMDPALGKLNTLASKLGGRDTRAATPSGLDGPGMSTSVYDMALFYRYAWDNPTFAEIVATKTYDFPGRDGNPPYEIYNDNKLLENYPGALGGKTGYTDDAGQTFVGAAERDGRRLVAVLMRGSRVPIAPWEQAARLLDYGFGTPPGTQVGTLVDPDPALSTPKRAADAAVAAHAAGVLPEADSAPVRVGVAVVGSIIVFGLIMAARSMNRRPQY; this is encoded by the coding sequence ATGGCCAGAACACGAATCACCGGCGTGGGTGCGTTGCTGCGGGGCACCGCCCTGGCGGCCGCACTGCTCTTGGGCGCCGCACCCGCGGTGGCGGTCGCCGACCCCGGCAGCGGCCCGGCCTGCCCCTACCGGGTGCACACCCCGCCGGCCGTCGACGCCTCCGAGGTGCCCAGACCCGGGCAGGCGCCGCCGCCCCCGCTGCCCGTTCCGGTCAAGCCGGTCGGCGGCGACGCGCTCGGCAGCTGCGGTCTGGTCACCGCCCCCGATACCGCACCGGTGCCCGAGGACGTGTCGGCCGAGGCCTGGCTGGTGGCCGACCTCGACACCGGCGACGTGATCGCCGCCAAGGATCCGCACGGCCGGCACCGGCCCGCCTCGATCGTCAAGGTGCTCACGGCCATGGCCGCGCTCGACGAACTCAACCTCAACAAGCGCGTGCCGGGCACACAGGACGATGCCAATCAGGAGGGCACCCGCGTCGGGGTGGCCCCCGGCGGCCTGTACACCATCAACGACCTGCTGCACGGCCTGATGATGCACTCCGGCAACGACGCCGCCCACGCGCTGGCCGTGCAACTCGGCGGGATGGATCCCGCCCTCGGCAAGCTCAACACCCTGGCCAGCAAGCTGGGCGGCCGCGACACCCGGGCGGCGACGCCGTCCGGGCTGGACGGCCCCGGGATGAGCACCTCGGTCTACGACATGGCCCTGTTCTACCGATACGCCTGGGACAACCCCACTTTCGCAGAGATCGTGGCAACCAAGACCTACGACTTCCCGGGCCGCGACGGCAACCCGCCGTACGAGATCTACAACGACAACAAGCTGCTGGAGAACTATCCCGGCGCCCTCGGCGGCAAGACCGGCTACACCGACGACGCCGGGCAGACCTTCGTCGGCGCCGCCGAACGCGACGGCCGCCGGCTCGTGGCGGTGCTGATGCGCGGGTCCCGGGTCCCCATCGCGCCCTGGGAGCAGGCCGCCCGCCTCCTCGACTACGGCTTCGGGACCCCGCCCGGCACCCAGGTGGGCACCCTGGTGGACCCCGACCCCGCGCTGTCGACACCCAAGCGCGCCGCGGACGCGGCGGTCGCGGCCCACGCGGCGGGCGTGCTGCCCGAGGCAGACAGCGCCCCGGTCCGGGTCGGGGTCGCGGTGGTCGGCAGCATCATCGTGTTCGGGTTGATCATGGCCGCCCGGTCGATGAACCGCAGGCCGCAGTACTGA
- a CDS encoding NADH:flavin oxidoreductase/NADH oxidase family protein: protein MVQISDPLILPCGTVLPNRIAKAAMSEQLANRRHAPDHRLRELYGRWSKSGAGLLITGNVMIEPGAVSEPRQAVLDSAEHLAAFARWARAATDNATGVWMQINHAGRQIPRYLRRRPTAPSAVPMSGGLGMYGLPRELSAAEITDLIAGFANTAQLAIRAGFTGIEIHAAHGYLISQFLSPATNTRTDEWGGSPERRRRFLLAVVEAVRAAIGPDVPLGVKINSADFQRGGFSEDESLAALEALGALGKTHLDLVEISGGTFESGAMVGLAEQPTRASTRAREAYFLRFAERARERISTPIMLTGGFRSRAGMQAALDAGVNVIGLARPMALAPEFPRRLLDGTGADFDQGAESGARRGPVFLRAAADVMWHTEQLGRIARRREPDPRSNATASLARMLAGHGVSALACRLSR from the coding sequence ATGGTCCAGATCTCGGATCCGCTGATCCTGCCCTGCGGCACCGTGTTGCCCAACCGCATCGCCAAGGCCGCCATGAGCGAACAACTCGCCAACCGCAGGCACGCGCCCGACCATCGGCTCCGCGAACTGTACGGCCGCTGGTCCAAGTCCGGTGCGGGACTGCTGATCACGGGCAACGTGATGATCGAACCCGGCGCGGTCAGCGAACCACGCCAGGCCGTCCTCGACAGCGCAGAGCACCTGGCGGCCTTCGCGCGGTGGGCGCGGGCGGCCACCGACAACGCCACCGGCGTCTGGATGCAGATCAACCACGCGGGCCGGCAGATCCCGCGGTACCTGCGCCGCCGGCCGACGGCGCCGTCGGCGGTGCCGATGTCCGGCGGCCTGGGCATGTACGGCTTGCCGCGCGAGCTCTCCGCCGCCGAGATCACCGACCTGATCGCCGGTTTCGCGAACACGGCGCAGTTGGCGATCCGGGCCGGCTTCACCGGCATCGAGATCCACGCCGCACACGGGTACCTGATCAGCCAGTTCCTGTCACCGGCGACCAACACCCGCACCGACGAATGGGGCGGATCACCCGAGCGCCGCCGCCGCTTCCTGCTGGCGGTCGTCGAGGCGGTCCGCGCCGCGATCGGGCCCGACGTACCGCTGGGGGTGAAGATCAACTCGGCGGACTTTCAACGCGGCGGCTTCTCCGAGGACGAGTCGCTGGCCGCGCTGGAAGCACTCGGCGCCCTGGGAAAAACCCATCTCGACTTGGTCGAGATCTCGGGCGGCACCTTCGAATCCGGCGCCATGGTCGGCCTCGCCGAGCAGCCGACCCGCGCCAGCACCCGCGCCCGGGAGGCCTACTTCCTGCGGTTCGCCGAACGGGCTCGCGAGCGCATCTCCACCCCGATCATGCTGACCGGCGGGTTTCGCAGCCGCGCGGGCATGCAGGCGGCGCTCGATGCCGGGGTGAACGTCATCGGGCTGGCCCGGCCGATGGCCCTGGCGCCGGAGTTCCCCCGACGGCTGCTCGACGGCACCGGCGCCGACTTCGATCAGGGGGCCGAGAGCGGCGCGCGGCGCGGGCCGGTGTTCCTGCGCGCCGCCGCCGATGTCATGTGGCACACCGAACAGCTCGGCCGGATCGCGCGCCGCCGTGAGCCCGATCCACGCAGCAACGCCACCGCGAGCCTGGCCCGGATGCTGGCCGGGCACGGCGTGTCCGCACTGGCGTGCCGGCTCTCGCGCTGA
- a CDS encoding nitronate monooxygenase → MALATPWSRALGLDAPIVNAPMGGAAGGRLAAAVSRAGGLGMIGMGSSATAASLRAEVAQLDGLDRPFGIGLVHWVMAAEPELLEVALAARPTLLCVSFGDDWTWVRAAQAAGVPTASQVATVAGARDAVAAGVDVVVARGAEGGGHGEPAVGTLPLLAEVLDVVDAPVLAAGGIATPRAVAAVLAAGAAGAWVGTAFAACAEALTSASAREALLTAAGDATELTRQYDIAAGYRWPPHLPERVLRGSPVNAGQGVGSVRRPAPAAAVVGALCEGAEALLRNWGPAE, encoded by the coding sequence ATGGCGCTGGCGACGCCCTGGTCGCGGGCGCTTGGTCTGGACGCGCCGATTGTCAACGCCCCGATGGGAGGTGCGGCCGGCGGCCGGCTGGCCGCGGCGGTCTCGCGCGCCGGCGGGCTCGGCATGATCGGGATGGGCAGCTCGGCGACGGCCGCGTCGCTGCGCGCCGAGGTGGCCCAGCTCGACGGGCTGGACCGGCCGTTCGGCATCGGGTTGGTGCACTGGGTGATGGCGGCCGAACCGGAACTGCTCGAGGTCGCGCTGGCCGCGCGGCCCACGTTGCTGTGCGTCAGTTTCGGCGATGACTGGACCTGGGTGCGGGCGGCCCAGGCGGCCGGGGTTCCGACGGCGAGCCAGGTGGCCACCGTCGCCGGTGCCCGCGACGCCGTGGCCGCCGGCGTGGACGTCGTCGTGGCGCGCGGCGCCGAGGGCGGCGGGCACGGCGAGCCGGCGGTGGGCACCCTGCCGCTGCTGGCCGAGGTGCTCGACGTCGTCGACGCGCCGGTGCTGGCCGCGGGCGGAATCGCGACACCGCGCGCGGTGGCCGCGGTGCTGGCGGCCGGCGCAGCGGGGGCGTGGGTGGGCACCGCCTTCGCGGCCTGCGCCGAGGCGTTGACGTCGGCCTCCGCGCGCGAAGCGCTGCTTACCGCTGCGGGCGACGCCACCGAGTTGACCCGGCAGTACGACATCGCCGCCGGATACCGTTGGCCCCCACACCTTCCCGAGCGGGTACTGCGCGGATCGCCGGTCAACGCCGGGCAGGGCGTGGGATCGGTGCGCCGCCCGGCCCCGGCGGCCGCCGTGGTGGGCGCGCTGTGCGAGGGCGCCGAGGCGCTGCTGCGCAACTGGGGCCCCGCCGAATAG